The Humulus lupulus chromosome 4, drHumLupu1.1, whole genome shotgun sequence genome has a window encoding:
- the LOC133831426 gene encoding small ribosomal subunit protein uS5w-like, translating into MAERGGERGGFGRGFGGRGRGGDRGRGGRRRGAGRREEEEKWVPVTKLGRLVKEGKIASLEQIYLHSLPIKEHQIIDTLVGPSLKDEVMKIMPVQKQTRAGQRTRFKAFVVVGDSNGHVGLGVKCSKEVATAIRGAIILAKLSVIPVRRGYWGNKIGKPHTVPCKVTGKCGSVTVRMVPAPRGAGIVAARVPKKVLQFAGIDDVFTSSRGSTKTLGNFVKATFECLLKTYGFLTPEFWRETRFTKSPFQEHTDLLAKPTGKILHLEAPERVEA; encoded by the exons ATGGCTGAAAGAGGCGGAGAGCGAGGTGGATTCGGACGCGGTTTCGGTGGTCGTGGACGCGGTGGAGACCGCGGCCGTGGTGGTCGCCGCCGCGGTGCTGGCCGACGTGAGGAAGAGGAGAAGTGGGTGCCTGTCACCAAGCTCGGACGTCTCGTCAAGGAAGGTAAAATCGCATCCCTCGAGCAGATCTACCTCCACTCTCTCCCAATCAAGGAGCATCAAATCATCGATACCCTCGTCGGACCCAGCCTCAAGGATGAGGTCATGAAAATCATGCCCGTTCAGAAGCAGACCCGTGCTGGTCAGCGAACCAGGTTCAAGGCCTTCGTTGTCGTCGGCGACAGCAACGGTCACGTCGGTCTTGGTGTCAAGTGCAGCAAGGAAGTCGCCACTGCCATTCGTGGTGCTATTATTCTGGCTAAGCTCTCTGTGATCCCTGTTAGAAGGGGTTACTGGGGTAACAAGATCGGAAAGCCTCACACCGTGCCTTGCAAGGTTACTGGTAAGTGTGGTTCCGTCACCGTCCGTATGGTTCCAGCTCCTCGAGGTGCTGGTATTGTGGCTGCTAGGGTTCCAAAAAAGGTGCTTCAGTTCGCCGGTATTGATGATGTTTTCACCTCATCCAGGGGTTCCACCAAGACTCTTGGAAACTTCGTCAAG GCAACATTCGAATGTCTCTTGAAGACTTATGGTTTCCTTACACCAGAGTTCTGGAGAGAAACTCGCTTCACCAAGTCTCCATTCCAAGAGCACACAGACCTTTTGGCCAAGCCAACCGGTAAAATTCTCCACCTGGAGGCACCTGAGAGAGTTGAGGCTTAA
- the LOC133831425 gene encoding small ribosomal subunit protein uS15 has translation MGRMHSRGKGISASALPYKRTSPSWLKISSQDVEENICKFAKKGLTPSQIGVILRDSHGIAQVKSVTGSKILRVLKAHGLAPEIPEDLYHLIKKAVSIRKHLERNRKDKDSKFRLILVESRIHRLARYYKKTKKLPPVWKYESTTASTLVA, from the exons ATGGGTCGTATGCACAGTCGCGG TAAGGGTATCTCAGCCTCAGCTCTTCCATACAAGAGAACTTCACCAAGTTGGCTCAAGATCTCTTCTCAAGAT GTTGAGGAGAACATTTGCAAGTTTGCAAAGAAGGGCCTTACACCATCTCAGATCGGTGTGATTCTTCGTGACTCTCACGGTATTGCTCAGGTTAAGAGTGTTACTGGAAGCAAGATCTTACGTGTTCTCAAGGCTCACG GTCTTGCCCCTGAAATTCCTGAGGATCTGTATCATCTTATTAAGAAGGCAGTCTCTATCAGGAAGCATCTCGAGAGGAACAGGAAGGACAAGGACTCCAAGTTCCGATTGATTTTGGTTGAGAGCAGGATACACAGACTTGCACGTTACTACAAGAAGACCAAGAAGCTTCCCCCAGTGTGGAAGTA TGAGTCGACCACTGCAAGCACTCTGGTTGCATAG
- the LOC133831428 gene encoding zinc finger AN1 and C2H2 domain-containing stress-associated protein 13-like yields the protein MGTPEFPDLGKHCSVEECKQIDFLPFTCDRCRLVFCLEHRSYIKHHCPKADRNDVTVVICPLCAKGVRLNPDEDANITWETHVNTDCDPSNYDRVTKKKTCPVPRCKEILTFSNTIKCRDCLVDHCLKHRFGPDHKCPGPKKPESSFGFMGLLNRSKKEEQKPSRAPATTSSKWASSFLNVASSVRASAEASVTKLSNEISQKWQITKDGVGQSSSSSNSNDQMEVCPQCGAKFSSVTTLVDHVEKVHERGGGNRVGGKKVTIDACPKCSKGFRDPVALVEHVEREHGGTSRA from the exons ATGGGAACTCCAGAATTCCCTGATCTGGGTAAGCATTGCTCCGTTGAAGAATGCAAACAGATCGACTTCTTACCCTTCACCTGTGATCGCTGCCGCCTG GTGTTTTGTTTGGAGCATCGTAGTTACATTAAACATCATTGTCCAAAGGCTGATAGAAACGATGTCACTGTTGTCATTTGTCCACTCTGCGCCAAAGGTGTTCGTCTAAATCCTGATGAGGACGCAAATATTACTTGGGAGACACATGTTAACACTGATTGTGATCCCTCAAATTATGACAGGGTCACGAAGAAGAAAACATGTCCAGTACCCAGATGCAAGGAGATCCTAACTTTTTCAAACACAATCAAGTGCAGGGACTGCTTGGTAGACCATTGTTTGAAGCACCGGTTTGGACCTGACCACAAATGTCCTGGACCAAAGAAACCAGAATCAAGTTTTGGATTTATGGGTCTTCTAAATAGGAGTAAGAAAGAGGAGCAGAAACCAAGTAGGGCTCCTGCTACAACTTCTTCAAAGTGGGCTTCCAGCTTTCTTAATGTTGCATCTAGTGTTCGAGCCTCTGCTGAAGCAAGTGTAACAAAGTTGAGCAATGAAATTAGCCAAAAATGGCAGATTACAAAGGATGGTGTGGGAcagagcagtagcagcagtaataGCAATGACCAGATGGAGGTATGCCCGCAATGTGGTGCAAAGTTTTCTTCTGTTACAACTCTGGTGGATCATGTGGAGAAAGTCCATGAAAGGGGTGGTGGTAACAGAGTAGGGGGAAAGAAAGTGACAATTGATGCATGCCCCAAGTGTAGTAAAGGATTCCGGGATCCTGTTGCACTTGTAGAACATGTTGAGAGGGAGCATGGCGGTACTTCACGAGCGTAG